From a single Brassica rapa cultivar Chiifu-401-42 chromosome A01, CAAS_Brap_v3.01, whole genome shotgun sequence genomic region:
- the LOC103848830 gene encoding protein RETICULATA-RELATED 3, chloroplastic yields MAAIARLHLSAKSNPNLPPPRPINLSRDPRITLSFPRSGSVCSLHTNFSSPNLPIPCAGGGGGGGSNFGNPPSGGGGDGGYGGEEEGSSSSSWGPIGMFIEGWRSRVSADPQFPFKVLMEELVGVTACVLGDMASRPNFGLNELDFVFSTLVVGSILNFMLMYLLAPTSATAGVSQRLPGIFRNCPSGHMFEQGGFTVMNRFGTLVYKGMVFATVGLAAGLVGTAISNGLIMLRKKMDPGFETPNKPPPTVLNSLTWATHMGVSANVRYQTLNGVEFLLARAMPPVVFKTSVFVLRCVNNVVGGMSFVLLARMTGSQSVEGKSEVGVEEEKTKTEIHVKVKDV; encoded by the coding sequence ATGGCTGCTATCGCGCGTCTTCATCTGTCAGCGAAATCGAATCCGAATCTACCTCCGCCGAGACCGATCAACCTCTCCCGCGATCCAAGAATCACCCTCTCGTTTCCACGAAGTGGATCAGTATGCTCACTCCACACAAACTTCTCTTCCCCAAACCTCCCAATCCCATGCGCCGGAggcggcggtggtggtggtagtAACTTCGGTAATCCACCCTCAGGTGGTGGAGGAGACGGCGGTtacggaggagaagaagaaggatcatcttcttcttcatgggGACCAATAGGGATGTTCATCGAAGGATGGAGATCACGAGTCTCAGCAGACCCTCAGTTCCCTTTCAAAGTCCTCATGGAAGAGCTCGTCGGAGTCACCGCCTGCGTCCTCGGCGACATGGCGTCGCGTCCCAACTTCGGACTAAACGAGCTCGACTTCGTCTTCTCAACTCTCGTCGTGGGTTCGATTCTCAACTTCATGCTCATGTACCTCTTAGCTCCCACTTCAGCCACCGCAGGCGTCTCCCAGAGGTTACCCGGAATCTTCAGAAACTGCCCCTCGGGACATATGTTCGAACAGGGTGGGTTCACGGTTATGAACCGTTTTGGTACCCTTGTGTATAAAGGAATGGTCTTTGCGACTGTGGGGTTAGCTGCGGGTCTTGTCGGAACGGCTATCTCTAATGGGTTGATTATGTTGAGGAAGAAGATGGATCCGGGGTTTGAAACGCCGAACAAGCCGCCGCCGACGGTGCTGAACTCGCTGACTTGGGCGACGCATATGGGGGTGAGTGCTAATGTGAGGTACCAGACGTTGAATGGAGTTGAGTTCTTGCTTGCGAGGGCGATGCCGCCTGTGGTGTTTAAGACGAGTGTGTTTGTGTTGAGGTGTGTGAACAATGTTGTGGGAGGGATGTCGTTTGTTTTGTTGGCGAGGATGACTGGATCGCAGTCTGTGGAGGGGAAGAGTGAGGTTGGGGTTGAGGAGGAGAAGACGAAGACGGAGATTCATGTGAAGGTGAAGGATGTTTGA
- the LOC103848838 gene encoding NADH dehydrogenase [ubiquinone] 1 alpha subcomplex subunit 1: MSLVWLEAALPLGIIGGMLCIMGNSQYYIHKAYHGRPKHIGHDEWDVAMERRDKKVVEKAAAPSS; encoded by the exons atgtcgtTGGTGTGGCTAGAAGCGGCTCTGCCTCTGGGAATCATCGGAGGGATGCTCTGCATCATGGGCAATTCTCAGTACTACATCCACAAAGCTTACCATGGCCGT CCAAAGCACATCGGGCACGATGAATGGGATGTTGCTATGGAGAGACGCGACAAGAAAGTCGTCGAGAAAGCCGCAGCTCCTTCCTCATGA